A single window of Pseudomonas benzenivorans DNA harbors:
- a CDS encoding HPr family phosphocarrier protein: MPSCEITIINKLGLHARAAAKFVGVAGRYPCKVKVGRAPESLVDGKSIMAVMMLAAGKGTPIHLHTEGEQDRDALEALVALINNYFDEGE; encoded by the coding sequence ATGCCCTCCTGCGAAATCACCATCATCAACAAGCTGGGCCTGCACGCGCGCGCAGCGGCCAAGTTTGTCGGCGTGGCCGGGCGTTACCCCTGCAAGGTCAAGGTCGGTCGCGCGCCGGAAAGCCTGGTGGACGGCAAGAGCATCATGGCGGTGATGATGCTGGCCGCCGGCAAGGGCACACCGATCCACCTGCACACCGAAGGCGAGCAGGACCGCGACGCGCTCGAGGCGCTGGTCGCGCTGATCAACAACTACTTCGACGAAGGCGAATAA
- the pmbA gene encoding metalloprotease PmbA yields MSAVEGVGPAAVPQLQAQVEQIIAEAKKQGASACEVAVSVEQGLSTSVRQREVETVEFNRDQGFGITLYVGQRKGSASTSASGEAAIRETVAAALAIAKHASEDECAGLADAALMARELPQLDLYHAWAISPEQAIEQALACEAAAFAADKRIKNADGTTLNTHQGCRVYGNSHGFVGGYASTRHSLSCVMIAEDGGQMQRDYWYDVNRQGELLADAADIGRRAAQRAVSRLGARPVPTCEVPVLFSAESATGLFGHFLAAISGGNLYRNSSFLEGALGQQLFPEWLKLDERPHIPRALGSAAFDGDGLATYGKSFVEGGELLSYVLGTYSGRKLGMPSTANAGGVHNLFVSHGDEDQQALLKRMGRGLLVTELMGHGLNLVTGDYSRGAGGYWVENGEIQFPVQEVTIAGNLRDMFRQIVAVGNDLELRSNIRTGSVLIERMTVAGS; encoded by the coding sequence ATGAGTGCAGTAGAAGGGGTTGGCCCCGCAGCGGTGCCGCAGTTGCAGGCCCAGGTCGAGCAGATCATCGCCGAGGCGAAGAAGCAGGGCGCCAGTGCCTGCGAGGTGGCCGTGTCGGTGGAGCAGGGGCTGTCCACCAGCGTGCGGCAGCGCGAGGTGGAGACGGTCGAGTTCAACCGCGACCAGGGCTTCGGTATCACCCTCTATGTCGGCCAGCGCAAGGGTTCGGCCAGCACCTCGGCCAGCGGTGAGGCGGCCATCCGCGAGACCGTGGCGGCAGCCCTGGCGATCGCCAAGCACGCCTCGGAAGACGAGTGCGCCGGGCTGGCCGATGCCGCGCTGATGGCTCGCGAGCTGCCCCAGCTGGACCTCTACCATGCCTGGGCGATCAGTCCCGAACAGGCCATCGAGCAGGCGCTTGCCTGCGAGGCGGCGGCCTTCGCCGCCGACAAGCGCATCAAGAACGCCGATGGCACTACCCTCAACACCCATCAGGGCTGTCGGGTGTATGGCAACAGTCACGGCTTCGTCGGTGGCTACGCCAGCACCCGGCACAGCCTGAGCTGCGTGATGATCGCCGAGGACGGCGGGCAGATGCAGCGCGACTACTGGTACGACGTCAATCGCCAGGGCGAGCTGCTGGCCGATGCCGCGGATATCGGCCGCCGTGCCGCGCAGCGGGCGGTCAGCCGCCTGGGCGCGCGGCCGGTGCCGACCTGCGAGGTGCCGGTGCTGTTTTCCGCCGAGTCGGCGACCGGCCTGTTCGGCCATTTCCTCGCGGCGATTTCCGGCGGCAACCTCTACCGCAACTCCTCCTTCCTCGAAGGCGCCTTGGGCCAGCAGCTGTTCCCCGAGTGGCTCAAGCTCGACGAGCGCCCGCACATCCCGCGCGCCCTGGGCAGTGCGGCGTTCGACGGTGACGGTCTGGCGACCTACGGCAAATCCTTCGTCGAGGGCGGCGAGCTGCTGTCCTATGTGCTGGGCACCTATTCCGGGCGCAAGCTGGGCATGCCCAGCACGGCCAATGCCGGTGGCGTACACAACCTGTTCGTCAGTCACGGCGACGAGGATCAGCAGGCGCTGCTCAAGCGCATGGGACGCGGCCTGCTGGTTACCGAGTTGATGGGCCACGGCCTCAATCTGGTCACCGGCGACTACTCGCGCGGCGCCGGCGGTTACTGGGTGGAGAATGGCGAGATTCAGTTCCCGGTGCAGGAGGTGACCATCGCCGGCAACCTGCGCGACATGTTCAGGCAGATCGTCGCGGTGGGTAACGACCTGGAGTTGCGCAGCAATATCCGCACCGGCTCGGTGCTGATCGAGCGGATGACGGTCGCCGGCAGCTGA